From Shewanella psychrophila, a single genomic window includes:
- the pntB gene encoding Re/Si-specific NAD(P)(+) transhydrogenase subunit beta translates to MSIGLLSAAYLIAAVLFIFSLAGLSKQETAQRGNLLGIIGMVVAIVATLASTQIGDNSWIVTGAMAIGAVIGIRLALKVEMTEMPELVAILHSFVGLAAVLVGFSSALDHGALMDAVTGHIDSVAKTIHDVEVFLGIFIGGVTFTGSIVAFAKLRGLVKSTPKALPGAHWLNLAMLVASVTLGIYYMQTDAITALVIMTAISFVFGYNLVSAIGGADMPVVVSMLNSYSGWAAASAGFMLGNDLLIITGALVGSSGAILSYIMCRAMNRSFISVILGGFGAEGGTVVIGDGEQGEHRETQAEDVAEMLKNARSVIIAPGYGMAVAQAQYPVAEITKKLRDRGVQVRFAIHPVAGRLPGHMNVLLAEAKLPYDIVMEMDEINDDFANTDVVLVIGANDTVNPAAKEPGSPIAGMPVLEVWNADNVVVFKRSMATGYAGVQNPLFFKDNTEMLFGDAKETVSKILASI, encoded by the coding sequence ATGTCTATAGGATTATTAAGTGCTGCATATCTTATCGCAGCAGTCTTGTTTATCTTTAGTCTCGCAGGCTTAAGTAAACAAGAAACCGCACAGCGCGGTAACCTTTTGGGTATCATAGGTATGGTGGTGGCGATTGTTGCAACACTTGCCAGTACTCAAATTGGTGATAATAGTTGGATTGTCACCGGTGCCATGGCTATAGGTGCTGTGATCGGTATCCGTCTGGCACTAAAAGTCGAGATGACTGAGATGCCAGAGCTTGTGGCTATCTTACACAGTTTCGTGGGACTGGCCGCTGTATTAGTAGGCTTCTCGAGCGCTTTAGATCACGGCGCCTTGATGGATGCTGTTACGGGGCACATTGACTCTGTGGCTAAGACCATTCACGACGTGGAAGTCTTCTTAGGGATCTTTATCGGGGGGGTTACCTTTACCGGTTCAATCGTTGCCTTTGCTAAACTTCGTGGCTTAGTAAAGAGTACCCCTAAAGCCTTGCCTGGCGCTCATTGGCTTAACCTTGCCATGCTAGTTGCATCTGTGACTCTTGGTATTTACTACATGCAGACTGATGCTATTACAGCCTTAGTTATCATGACGGCTATCTCGTTTGTATTTGGTTATAACTTGGTTTCTGCTATCGGTGGCGCCGATATGCCAGTGGTTGTTTCCATGCTTAACTCATACTCGGGTTGGGCGGCGGCTTCAGCTGGTTTCATGCTAGGTAACGATCTGCTGATCATTACTGGTGCATTAGTGGGTAGCTCGGGTGCGATTCTGTCTTATATCATGTGTAGAGCTATGAACCGCTCATTTATCTCAGTGATCTTAGGTGGTTTCGGTGCCGAAGGTGGCACTGTTGTTATCGGCGATGGTGAGCAAGGTGAGCATCGTGAAACACAGGCTGAAGATGTGGCTGAGATGCTGAAAAATGCACGCAGCGTTATCATCGCACCGGGTTATGGCATGGCGGTGGCTCAGGCTCAATACCCAGTTGCTGAAATAACCAAGAAATTGCGAGACCGAGGTGTGCAGGTGCGTTTCGCTATTCATCCGGTTGCGGGCCGTCTTCCTGGTCACATGAATGTCTTGTTGGCTGAAGCAAAACTGCCTTACGACATAGTGATGGAAATGGATGAGATTAATGATGATTTCGCCAATACCGATGTTGTACTGGTTATCGGAGCGAACGATACGGTCAACCCTGCAGCGAAAGAGCCTGGCAGTCCGATTGCGGGTATGCCGGTACTCGAAGTGTGGAACGCCGATAATGTCGTGGTTTTCAAGCGTTCTATGGCGACCGGTTATGCCGGGGTCCAGAACCCACTATTTTTCAAAGATAACACTGAGATGTTATTTGGCGATGCTAAGGAAACTGTCTCTAAGATTTTAGCCAGTATCTAG
- a CDS encoding Re/Si-specific NAD(P)(+) transhydrogenase subunit alpha yields the protein MKIGIPREILAQESRVAATPATVIQLKKLGFSVVVQSGAGAQANFKDEAYQEAGAEIVSLEDAFQADLILKVNAPTINSDTGVDEADLLKAGATVASFVWPAQNPDLLEKFKAKGINLLAMDMVPRISRAQSLDARSSLANVDGYRAVIEAANHFGRFFTGQITAAGKVPPAKVLIIGAGVAGLSALGAAGSLGAIVRAFDTRPEVKEQINSMGAEFLELDFEEESGSGDGYAKVMSKAFIDAEMELFRQQARDVDIIITTALIPGKPAPKLILEDMVGLMKPGSVIVDLAAANGGNCELTVPGEVAVVNDVTIIGYTELSRRLPTQASQLYGTNLVNLLKIMVPEKDGNYEINFDDEVIRGLTAVKEGEITFPPPVIQVSAQPKAKVEEAATEVVEPKPKNPWIKPGLALVAAGLFGLIANSAPIDFIQHFSVFVLSCVVGYYVVWNVSHSLHTPLMSVTNAISGIIVVGALVQMNSDNTAVLVLSGIAILIASINIAGGFTVTQRMLKMFRKD from the coding sequence ATGAAAATCGGAATACCAAGGGAGATCCTCGCGCAGGAGAGCCGGGTAGCCGCGACACCAGCCACTGTGATACAGCTTAAGAAATTAGGCTTCAGTGTTGTTGTACAAAGCGGTGCCGGAGCACAAGCAAACTTCAAAGATGAAGCGTATCAAGAAGCTGGCGCCGAGATTGTTAGCCTTGAAGATGCATTTCAAGCCGATCTCATACTGAAAGTGAATGCGCCGACTATCAATAGTGATACGGGTGTTGACGAGGCCGATCTATTAAAAGCCGGTGCGACAGTGGCAAGTTTTGTATGGCCAGCTCAGAACCCGGACCTATTGGAAAAATTCAAGGCTAAAGGTATTAATCTACTTGCTATGGATATGGTGCCACGTATTTCACGTGCTCAATCTCTCGATGCTCGTAGTTCTTTAGCCAATGTCGATGGTTATCGTGCCGTTATCGAAGCCGCCAACCATTTTGGACGTTTCTTCACCGGGCAAATCACGGCGGCGGGTAAAGTGCCGCCGGCAAAAGTCTTGATTATCGGTGCCGGTGTCGCCGGTCTTTCAGCCTTAGGCGCGGCGGGGAGCTTAGGTGCCATAGTGCGAGCCTTCGATACTCGTCCCGAGGTGAAAGAGCAAATTAATTCCATGGGCGCCGAATTTTTGGAGCTGGATTTCGAAGAGGAATCTGGTTCTGGTGACGGTTATGCCAAGGTGATGAGTAAGGCATTTATCGATGCAGAGATGGAGCTGTTCCGTCAACAGGCTAGAGATGTCGACATTATCATCACGACAGCATTGATACCTGGTAAGCCTGCGCCGAAACTTATTTTAGAAGATATGGTTGGCTTAATGAAGCCAGGCAGTGTGATTGTCGATCTTGCGGCGGCCAATGGCGGTAACTGCGAATTGACTGTACCGGGTGAAGTGGCAGTGGTTAACGATGTGACCATTATCGGTTATACCGAGCTTTCCCGTCGACTGCCGACTCAAGCCAGTCAGCTATACGGTACTAACTTAGTTAATTTACTTAAAATCATGGTGCCTGAGAAAGACGGTAACTATGAGATTAATTTCGATGATGAGGTTATCCGAGGTTTGACAGCTGTGAAGGAAGGGGAAATCACATTCCCACCGCCAGTGATTCAAGTCAGTGCTCAGCCCAAAGCTAAGGTAGAAGAAGCTGCTACCGAAGTGGTTGAACCTAAGCCTAAGAATCCGTGGATTAAACCTGGGCTTGCCCTCGTCGCTGCGGGTCTGTTTGGCTTGATTGCCAATTCGGCACCAATTGATTTCATTCAGCATTTCAGTGTGTTTGTGCTCTCCTGCGTCGTGGGTTACTACGTGGTATGGAACGTGAGTCATTCATTGCATACGCCTCTAATGAGTGTAACCAATGCCATTAGTGGCATTATTGTTGTGGGCGCTCTGGTGCAGATGAACAGTGACAATACTGCTGTTTTGGTATTGTCGGGGATTGCGATATTGATCGCCTCAATTAACATTGCCGGTGGTTTCACCGTCACTCAGCGTATGCTGAAAATGTTCCGTAAAGACTAA
- a CDS encoding DUF778 domain-containing protein, which produces MALPLLLVGSALGAVFLANEREKRHQLEQKRRSGTVPVPEGKNKHVGLHPSLWQAGHKRVKPLPGTIICCFVYGVIEHTGIWLDDHTLIELHGNGLIRAVSTKRFLAGRTGSKIYIACSHDHRPLVDEDALIKAEQAIFTYREYDLFDNNCHRFVWSCLSGMEESLPSFNDLNKRLSIHFGQSIYWDEAVFNT; this is translated from the coding sequence ATGGCTTTACCTCTTCTCCTGGTAGGGAGTGCTCTGGGCGCCGTATTTTTGGCCAATGAAAGAGAGAAGCGTCATCAATTGGAGCAGAAGAGACGCAGCGGTACTGTACCGGTTCCCGAGGGGAAAAATAAGCACGTGGGTCTTCATCCAAGTCTTTGGCAAGCAGGTCATAAGCGTGTTAAGCCTTTGCCCGGAACGATTATCTGCTGCTTTGTCTATGGCGTGATTGAGCATACTGGGATCTGGCTCGATGATCATACCTTGATTGAACTTCACGGTAATGGTCTCATCCGCGCGGTATCCACCAAACGTTTCTTAGCGGGTCGAACTGGCAGTAAGATCTATATCGCTTGCAGCCATGATCATCGGCCTCTGGTAGATGAAGATGCGTTAATCAAAGCTGAGCAAGCTATTTTTACCTACCGAGAATATGATTTATTCGATAACAATTGTCATCGTTTCGTCTGGTCCTGCTTAAGTGGTATGGAGGAGTCATTACCTAGCTTTAATGATCTTAACAAACGCCTGTCAATCCATTTCGGACAGAGTATCTATTGGGATGAAGCTGTATTCAATACGTGA
- a CDS encoding exonuclease domain-containing protein, whose product MISQLLKSKLCWRAFRCRSEVMRLYHRGLMSVIAQDISQTQLIALDLEMTGLDPNHDQILSIGLIPIENNLLMLDKAEQKLIKVEGGVGQSAAIHGILDNHLEDAIEIDQAIAWFVEKTQGKVLVAHHAPLDITFLQNAMTNTMGEPVKLLAIDTLAVERKRLLRKHDVLKEGSLRLGACRTRYGLPVYAAHNALVDALACGELLLAQIAAIGQGESLTVAELLAIK is encoded by the coding sequence GTGATATCTCAGCTGCTTAAATCTAAGTTATGTTGGCGTGCCTTTCGTTGTCGCTCGGAAGTGATGAGACTATATCATCGCGGGTTAATGTCCGTGATAGCTCAAGATATCAGTCAAACTCAGCTAATTGCACTGGATTTGGAAATGACAGGACTGGACCCAAATCATGATCAAATTCTCAGTATCGGCTTAATTCCCATTGAAAATAACCTGCTGATGCTCGATAAGGCGGAGCAGAAGTTAATCAAAGTTGAGGGTGGTGTCGGTCAAAGTGCGGCTATCCACGGTATTTTAGATAACCATCTAGAAGATGCTATAGAGATAGATCAAGCGATTGCCTGGTTTGTTGAAAAGACCCAAGGTAAGGTGCTGGTGGCTCATCATGCACCTCTGGATATAACATTCCTACAAAATGCCATGACTAATACAATGGGAGAGCCGGTTAAACTGCTTGCGATAGATACATTAGCCGTTGAGCGCAAACGCTTGCTGAGAAAGCATGATGTATTAAAAGAGGGCTCCTTGAGACTCGGTGCCTGTCGCACTCGATACGGTCTACCTGTTTACGCCGCCCATAATGCCTTGGTCGATGCATTAGCATGTGGTGAGTTGTTGCTCGCTCAGATTGCAGCTATTGGCCAGGGAGAGTCGTTAACGGTTGCCGAGCTACTCGCAATTAAATAA
- a CDS encoding DUF294 nucleotidyltransferase-like domain-containing protein, whose amino-acid sequence MDASELQPISQFIKAQAPFDTLKAAALERCCKSLTVGYYSKASAIVPLDETHPQLYIVRSGAFEVRDDGGELVDRLGEGDYFGFLSLLSGEKVSNRVQILEDGLVYHLDPDTFNYLRSENRHFDRFFNRAFAKRLRHQGRFKAKDLATTSRVNTLMSKHPVVIDSHSTVGEAAQKMRLARVSSVLIIDNHQLVGILTDRDLRNRVLAEGLDGHLPVHQAMTTRPKTLTSSSLVFEAMLLMSEHSIHHLPIVDEEIPIGILTSTDILRGQSSQPLLLIGEIERQHTVESLISVSKQIPLLLQNLISADARAEEIGRVLTSVTDALTRRLIVLNQQLLGEAPMAFCWLAFGSQGRQDQAACSDQDNGLLLAYEPDETASAYFDALSKSVCAGLDSCGYVYCPGDIMAQNPLWRLTLKQWQHKFETWVNTPEPKALMHASIFFDMRSVYGPSSLFDSLQDTVLANTKGNDIFLAGMAGNALTESPPLGFFKKFVLERDGREVKGIDLKHKGNALINDIARVYALSAGIKEVNTAKRIRQLMDLNIINRKDALNLADAHEFIAHMRLSNQGYQDKHSQEITNYLKPQHLSSLVRHQLRDAFKVVHDAQSGIKLKFTRSF is encoded by the coding sequence ATGGATGCAAGTGAACTACAGCCAATATCTCAGTTTATTAAGGCCCAAGCGCCGTTTGATACTCTAAAAGCCGCCGCCCTCGAGCGTTGTTGTAAAAGCTTAACCGTTGGTTATTACAGTAAGGCCTCGGCGATAGTTCCTTTAGATGAAACCCATCCCCAGCTTTATATCGTGCGCAGCGGCGCATTTGAGGTGCGAGATGATGGTGGCGAGTTAGTCGATAGGCTAGGTGAGGGAGACTACTTTGGTTTTCTTTCGCTGCTATCCGGTGAAAAGGTCAGTAATAGGGTACAAATATTAGAAGATGGCCTGGTTTACCATTTAGATCCAGATACGTTCAATTACCTGCGCAGTGAAAATCGCCATTTCGATCGCTTCTTCAATCGCGCCTTCGCGAAACGTTTACGTCATCAAGGCCGGTTTAAGGCAAAAGATCTGGCAACCACGAGTCGGGTAAACACCTTGATGTCGAAGCACCCTGTGGTGATCGATAGCCATTCTACTGTGGGTGAAGCGGCGCAAAAAATGAGACTGGCTCGGGTCTCTTCGGTATTGATCATCGATAATCATCAGCTGGTGGGGATCTTGACCGACAGAGACTTGAGAAATCGCGTATTGGCTGAAGGGCTAGACGGTCATTTACCAGTGCATCAGGCGATGACGACTCGGCCAAAGACGCTGACATCGAGCTCCTTGGTATTTGAAGCCATGCTGCTTATGAGCGAGCACAGCATTCATCACCTGCCCATAGTGGATGAGGAGATCCCAATTGGGATCCTCACCAGCACAGATATATTACGTGGTCAAAGCTCTCAACCCTTGCTGCTTATCGGTGAAATAGAGAGACAGCACACAGTTGAAAGTTTGATTAGCGTGAGTAAACAGATCCCCTTATTACTGCAAAACTTGATCAGTGCCGATGCCAGGGCCGAGGAGATTGGCCGGGTTTTGACCTCGGTGACGGATGCGCTGACCCGACGCCTCATTGTGTTGAATCAGCAGTTACTGGGTGAAGCACCTATGGCTTTTTGTTGGTTGGCATTCGGATCTCAGGGACGACAAGATCAAGCAGCTTGTTCCGATCAAGATAACGGCCTATTACTCGCTTATGAACCCGATGAAACGGCGTCGGCCTACTTTGACGCCTTGTCTAAGTCGGTCTGCGCTGGTTTGGATAGCTGTGGCTATGTTTATTGCCCTGGAGACATCATGGCGCAAAATCCCCTGTGGCGTCTTACTTTGAAGCAGTGGCAGCATAAATTTGAAACTTGGGTCAATACCCCTGAGCCCAAGGCGCTAATGCATGCCAGTATTTTCTTCGATATGCGTTCTGTCTACGGCCCAAGCTCACTATTTGATAGCCTGCAAGATACCGTGCTGGCCAATACCAAGGGCAATGATATTTTTCTTGCGGGGATGGCAGGTAATGCTTTGACTGAATCGCCGCCCTTGGGATTCTTTAAAAAATTTGTTTTAGAAAGAGATGGCCGTGAGGTCAAGGGTATAGATTTGAAGCATAAGGGCAATGCACTTATCAATGATATTGCCAGGGTCTACGCCTTATCGGCTGGGATCAAGGAGGTGAACACAGCGAAAAGGATCCGTCAGTTGATGGATCTCAATATCATTAATCGCAAAGATGCCCTTAATCTGGCCGATGCCCACGAATTTATCGCCCATATGCGCTTATCTAATCAAGGTTATCAAGATAAGCACTCACAGGAGATCACTAACTACCTTAAGCCCCAGCACCTCTCTTCTCTGGTTAGGCATCAGCTTAGGGATGCCTTCAAGGTGGTTCATGATGCTCAATCTGGTATTAAACTTAAATTTACCCGGAGCTTTTAA